A genomic window from Homalodisca vitripennis isolate AUS2020 unplaced genomic scaffold, UT_GWSS_2.1 ScUCBcl_6290;HRSCAF=13435, whole genome shotgun sequence includes:
- the LOC124373747 gene encoding LOW QUALITY PROTEIN: protein KIAA0100-like (The sequence of the model RefSeq protein was modified relative to this genomic sequence to represent the inferred CDS: deleted 1 base in 1 codon): protein MILDIVNNLLLYVPPRRKEAYERLQRMRFQLQLHSVEDQHRPIQQLPESCALGNVRVGVIVVCASRSLVSKLRKLEKETYLVQRALADEPGSEHLLTEMEILEERVYDCKEQLLSQSDELHMMLSCYKETQLSTSQKLATTRRDKPVTVVRANEICFKHAQWRLTDADGQLGIADLVLFQLSVIYKEVIVPTEIQSNMPVDRKRAVRVFCREKAPVGGISVKEHFEINVVPLTIGLTKKFYNTMLRFWFPERDPENIEGDGLEEAESGSTSSKKEQEFLKKTVKKGKDSNFYVRIEQKDDVGKNEGASREEQAVHLHQDPRGADEGELQGEQREEPGRYPGREPGDTDSGISQCYVDLAGPAAGHEE from the exons ATGATTTTGGACATAGTCAACAACCTGCTGCTGTATGTGCCACCGAGACGGAAGGAGGCTTACGAGCGCTTACAGAGGATGAGGTTCCAGCTGCAGCTACACAGTGTAGAAGACCAGCATAGACCCATTCAGCAGCTGCCAGAATCATGTGCG TTAGGTAACGTCCGAGTTGGCGTAATCGTTGTGTGTGCCAGCAGATCGTTGGTGTCCAAACTGCGTAAGCTGGAGAAGGAAACTTACCTGGTACAGAGAGCCCTAGCGGACGAGCCGGGCAGCGAACATCTTCTCACGGAGATGGAGATTCTGGAAGAGCGG GTATATGACTGCAAAGAGCAGCTGTTGTCCCAAAGTGATGAGCTGCACATGATGCTCTCCTGCTACAAAGAGACACAGCTCTCGACGAGTCAGAAGCTGGCGACAACGCGCAGGGACAAACCGGTCACTGTGGTGCGAGCCAATGAGATCTGCTTCAAGCATGCACAGTGGCGACTCACAGATGCTGACGGACAGTTGGGCATCGCTGATCTCGTACTGTTCCAACTTTCTGTGA TCTACAAGGAGGTCATTGTACCAACAGAAATCCAGAGCAACATGCCAGTTGATCGGAAG AGGGCTGTTAGAGTGTTTTGCCGTGAAAAAGCTCCTGTCGGAGGAATTTCTGTGAAGGAGCATTTTGAGATCAACGTTGTGCCTTTAACCATAG GTCTGacaaagaaattttacaataccATGCTGCGGTTCTGG TTCCCGGAGCGGGATCCAGAGAACATTGAAGGAGACGGGTTGGAGGAGGCTGAGAGTGGCAGTACCTCATCAAAAAAGGAGCAAGAGTTTctgaaaaaaactgttaaaaagggCAAAGATTCCAATTTTTATGTCCGTATAGAGCAAAAGGATGATGTTGGAAAAAATGAAg GAGCGAGCAGAGAAGAACAAGCTGTTCATCTACATCAAGATCCCAGAGGTGCCGATGAAGGTGAGCTACAAGGGGAACAAAGAGAAGAACCTGGAAGATATCCAGGACGTGAGCCTGGTGATACCGACTCTGGAATATCACAATGTTACGTGGACTTGGCTGGACCTGCTGCTGGCCATGAAGAATGA